Genomic segment of Mercurialis annua linkage group LG6, ddMerAnnu1.2, whole genome shotgun sequence:
agccaaacgttaacaaacattacgaaacaaatccaaacgttcacctttttagcaatttaaaccaaacgtttacaaacgttacaaaacaaatccaaatgtttcctttttttagagatttaagccaaacgttacgaaacaaattcaaacgtttcatctttttagcgattgaagccaaacgtttacaaacgttatgaaacaaaaccaaacgcttcacctttttagcgatttaagccaaacgtttacaaacgtttcaaaacaaatccaaacgtatcacctttttatttatttaagccaaacgtttacaaatgttacaaaacaaatccaaacgtttcccctttttagagattgaagccaaaagttttaaaacgttacgaaacaaatccaaacatttcaccttttttgcaatttaatccaaacgtttcacctttttagcgattgaaaccaaacgtttacaaacgttacaaaacaaatccaaacgtttgtaaacgtttcaccttttttatcgattgaagccaaacatttacaaacgttacaaaacaaatccaaacttttaaaacgttacgcaacaaatccaaacgtttcacttttttagcgatttaagccaaacgtttacaaacgttacaaaacaaatccaaacgtttcccctttttagcagtttaagccaaaaatttacaaacattataaaacaaatccaaacatttcactttttagcgatttaagccaaacatttacaaatcttacgaaacaaaaccaaacgtttcacacttttagcgatttaatccagacgtctacaaaagtttcaaaacaaatccaaacgtttcaacgttttagcgatttaagccaaacgtttgtaaaagttatgaaacaaaaccaaacgtttaacctaattagcaattgaagccaaaagtttacaagcgttacgaaacaaatccaaacgtttcacctttttagcgacttaagccaaaaatttgcaaatgttacaaaacaaattcaaacgtttcatctttttagcaatttaagacaaacgttaacaaacattaagaaacgaatccaaatgtttcacctttttatcaatttaaaccaaatgtttacaaacgttacaaaccaaatccaaacgtttcacctttttaacgatttaagtctaacgtttacaaacgttatgaaaaaaattcaaacgtttctcctttttaacgattgaagccaaacgtttacaaacgttacgaaacaaaaccaaataattcacctttttagcgatttaagttaaacgttacaaaaaatccaaacgtttaaaacgttacgaaacaaatccaaacgtttcccctttttaacgattgaagtcaaatgcttacaaatgttacgaaacaaaaccaaataattcacctttttagcgatttaagttaaacgtttacaaatgttacaaaaaaatctaaacgtttaaaacgttacgaaacaaatccaaacgtttcacctttttagcgacttaagccaaacctttacaaacgttacgaaaacaaaatcaaacatttaaaacgttacgaaacaaatccaaacgtttcacttttttaacgatttaagttaaacgtttacaaacgttacaaaacaaatccaaacatttcacctttttggcgattgaagccaaacgtttataaacattacgaaacaaaaccaaacgtttaaaacgttacgaaaaaaatccaaacgtttcacctttttagcaatttgtaaacgtttggctcaaatctctaaaaaggtaaaacgtttggatttgttttgtaacgtttgtaaacatttggcttaaattgctaaaaaggccaaacgtttggatttgtttggtaacgttttaaacgtttggtttttttcgtaacttatgtaaatgttaggctccaatcgctaaaaatatgaacatttagatttgttttttaaaattcgtAAACATTcagattaaatcgataaaaaggtgaaacatttcgatttgtttttttaacatttgtaaacgtttggcttgaattgctaaaaaggtgaaacgttgggattggtttcaGATAACAACATAGATGAACAATCTCTGAATAGGACATAAACCAGGTAAGGCAAACCATAAAACCACCCCAACCGGCCGACCAAGATACATAAACAACAACATCTCGTCCCAACCGAGCATGATATATTGCATCACCATCTCGGGCAAGCCGAACAGAACACACAACGAGCAGCATACACGGGAATACTATCTCGCTTTCACCGAACAACAAACATGGGAATACTATCTCGGTTTCACCGAACAACATACATGGAAATACCATCTCGGTCTCACCCGTGTTCACCTTTCACTGAGTACAACGACAAAACCTGTCagaacgtaccctgacattccagaAAATATCTGCACAAACCAAGAGAATGAAAACAGgtctgtcggcccagacaaagaggaacaaaagacatagtataaaaggctaaGAAAATGTAGGTAagaaggttaattctcttttttctctcaactcattactcactttcacttcttattctttctctcactaaacaTCAACTaactagaccgtcggagtggtttgccggacTCCCCTTCCGGCATCCTTCTTACGGTTGTGATGTGCGTTTCAGGTACGGTCTTGAAGCTTCGGCCGGATCAGAGTTTCGCCGCCATTTCACAAGTTATCAtctggcgccgtctgtgggaaaaaaAGTAAGAAAGTTTCCCCCTTTCTATCTCACTAGAGGGCGATAGGATGAGCAGAGTAGAGGGACATGATCCCGCCACCAAAGAATATGGTACACACGATAATAGGACCGGTGAGGGGCTCAATGCGCCTCCACGACGGGCCACAAGTGAAAGCTCGTTCTGCTCGGCCACCACGTCAGGAGGAGGCACCCACTTAGGCACTACATCCGGAGTCACCACTCAATACCCATGGGGAATGCCACTGCCGGGAAACATTCCCCCAACCTCGTACTTCACACCAATGCAAAAAACTACCAAAAATGTTTCCCTAAGACCGGCGTAACTCCTATCAATCTCACATTCACTCCAAGCACAACTCCCACCCCCATACCGACCGCAACAACTGAAATTTAAAACCTCACGCCAGCACAAATACAAGAATACATCGAGTCCATGCTCGACAATTAGCTTTCCTCCAGCAAGTGCAGCAAGCCTATACTCGACCAACCGCCGCCGCCACATCTCAAGGGAATATCACCACCCCGCCATACGTACCGGCCGCACCACCCCATCCACATGAATTCTAACAAGGCCAAACAACACCTGAGGAAGCAAACCGCGAGAAAGGTCCAGCTGAGGAAAACTTAAAACAAGGGCAGGGGATACAAACCGGGCATAAAACACCAGAGGGGCAGAAAAAAGTACCAAAACGAGTAGAAATCGAAGAAAGCGTGCACAGCTGAAGTGCCGATTCACCGAAAAAAGGAATGTAGAGCAAGAAATCACTGAAAGGGTAAGAACGGAGATAGAAAAATTCAGAAGGAAAGAACCGAGAAATACAAGCTTTTTGAACATCAGCAACCCACTCTCAGCCGAGATACGAGACGAGCCTTTCCCGCTGAACTGTAAAACACCACAGTTGGACGACTACAATGGCACAGGGGACCCAGTCACACACTTAAGCTGTTTCGAGGTGGTTGTGATGGTGTAAAGCCTATCCGAAGCCGCCGTCTGCAAACTCTTCCCGACAACCCTGAATGGACCAGCTGCAATCTGGTATCAAAGCCTGAAAGAAGCCTCTATTCGAAGTTTTGATGAGCTAGCAAGAGCTTTCCGAACTCATTTCGCACCGAGCATACAGCGGAAGAAAAAGTACAGTGATCTAAAACTTTGCTACCAAAAGCCAGGGGAAAGTTTGCAAAGTTATATCGGCAGATTCAATGTCGAAGCGGTCGAAGTAGGAAACTTGAATGACGACACCATGATAGATGCAATGAAAGATAACACAACAATGATGGCATTTCGAGATAACCTAATAACAAATCCGGTGCAAACCTACTCCCAGCTCATGGACCGAGCCTAGAATTATATCAACTTGGACGAAGAACAACGACGAAAGGCTACACAGACGACTACACAATTTTAAGCACCGAGGCCCAATTTCAGTCAGATGGTTAGACAAGATTGGTTCAGGCCGAGAAATCAGCAGCAACCCGTTCCACCACGAATGGAACCACACCGACTAGTGAAGGTAGAAGACCAAGCTTTTATCCCACTCAACATACCAAGATCACACATTCTAATGTGGATCCAAAACAATAATGAACCAGTAAGATACCCACCGAAGCTACAGTATGAGGGAGACATGAAAAAATATTGCCAATTTCATGATGGCCACGGCCATGTCACCGATGAGTGTGGAAGTCTAAAGAAAGAAATTGACCGATTGGTGCAAGTCGGTCGTTTAAAAGACTTTGTAGAACAGAAAAAAAACTACAACTCGGGGGAAAGCAACCGAGGAAGCCATAGCGGAAAAAGAGAGGAGGCACCACCACCGAAGAGACAAAATGTATAAGGGCTAATTAACACCATAGCAGGCGGGATGGCGGACCCAGAATACAAGCGAGGAAGGCGCAAGAGGCAAAAAATGGTGATGAACATATCAGTAACTAAACCCATACCCGAGGTCAGTTTCGGCCCAGCCGATGGCAAAGGAATAGACTTTCCTCACCAGGACCCATTGGTAATCTCGTGGTTAATAGAAAATTTCTGGGTGATGAGACAGTTGATAGACGAAGGAAGCTCAGTCAACCTCATCACAAAGCAGGCATATCTCGGTATAAGATGCTCGGTTCTGAATCTCAAACCTGTTAAAACTCCTCTTGTCGGTCTAGGAGGAACACCGGTACAAGCAGAAGGGGTGGCGGAACTAACGGTGGAGTTAGGAAAAGACAATGGTTCACCAAAAGGAGGTTTGATCGGTAtcacaaagaaattcaaaacactTTTTATGGTTGTTGACATGCCACTTGCTTACAACGTCATACTCGGTAGACCAATGTTATACAACACTGGGGCTACCACATGCATCAAATACTTGTGTATGAAAATACCAACTGAAGGAGTGGTGACAGTTAAAGGAAGGCAAGACATAGCCAAACAATGCTACTTGGTATCGACGAGAGGAGTATCAGAAACCCTGGCTATTGAAACAATGGAGATACCAGACTCGGATGAAGGCAAGCTCGAGCCTCACGGAAAGTTAGAAAAGATTATTCTGACAGGAGTAACACCGAGATCGGTCCAAATAGGCGCCGCACTGCCCAAATCAATAAAACAGGAGATCACCGACATGCTAATCAGAAACAAGGTGGAATTTGTCAACACATCGGGCGAGATAGAAGGGGTAGACCCGACCATAATATCACATAAACTAAATGTTAACCCGAAGCATAAACCAGTCAAACAGAAGAAAAGAGCTTTCGCAGTAGACAAACAAATCGCCATCAAAGCCGAGGTAGACAAATTATTAGCAGCAGGTTTCAACGGAAGAGTTTATTACCCGGAGTGGCTATCAAACGTCGTGCTCATAAAAAAGCCGAATGGAAAATGGAGATTGTGCATACACTTCACCGACCTGAACCGAGCATGCCCCAAGGACAGCTACCCTTtgccaaacattgaccaactAGTCAACTCAACCAGCGGCTACGGAGTCTACTCGTTCATAGATGCTGCCcagggatatcaccagatcccAATGCATAAAGAAGATGAAGTGAAAACAAGCTTTGTAACCGATGGCGGCACATACTGCTACAAACAGATGCCTTTCGGATTAAAAAACGCAAGGGCAACCTATCAACGGCTAATGAATTTCGTGTTCAAGGACCAGAACGGTCGCAACATGGAAGTTTATGTCGACGACATCAtcgtcaaaatccaaaaaagtAGAAGACCATACGAAAGATCTGGAAGAAGTTTTCATCAAGCTAAAAATGTACAAACTCAAGTTAAACCCGGACAAGTGCGCATTCGGAGTCCCGGCGGGGAAATTCCTCGATTACCTCATCTCTCAAAAAGGCATCGAAGTAAACCCGGAAAAAACAAAGGCAATCCTAGACATGAAGGCGCCAAAGTCAGCTAAAGAAGTTCAAAAGCTCAATGGTAGAATCACTGCCCTCGGCCGATTCGTATTTAACTCGGCCAAAAGATGTTTCCCATTCTTCAAAATATTAAGAAATGTGAACAAATTTAAATGGACCGAAGAGTGTCAGCAGTCTTTCGAAGAGCTCAAAAAATTCCTAAGTTCACCACCACTGCTCGGACGACCTGAAACAGGAGAAGTGCTATACCTATACCTGAGTGTTACTAATGAAACAGTTGCATATGTACTGGTGAAAGAAGAAGCATCCAAGCAAAAGCCGGTATACTACACAAGCAAGGTGCTAAAAGGGCCCGAACTCAGGTACAACAAGATCGAAAAATTTGCACTCGCGCTAGTCTTAACGGTGGAAAAACTCAAAAGGTACTTTCAAGCCCAAACCGTGACAGTCCGAACAAACCAACCCTTGAGAAAAGCGCTGGGAAGACCAGAGACCTCGGGACGATTAATCAACTGGTCAGTTCTGATAGGATCGTTTGACATCAAATATGAACCGAGAACAGCAATGAAAGCTCAAGTCTTAGCAGATTTTGTAGCCGAGACAACGACACATGATCAACCAAGCGAGATAGACAAAGGTGTGATCAGCTGGACATTACAAGTAGATGGAGCATCAAACACAGAAGGAGCAGGGGTAGGCATGATATTAAGAGGGCCACATAAGGTCAAAATGCAAAGCTTAATCCACCTAAATTTTCCAGCAACCAACAACTCGGCCGATTACGAGGCACTGATCGGAGGATTAAGAATGGCGACAGTGGTCAAAACCGAATACATCAAAATTCAGAGCGACTTTCAACTAGTCGTTAACCAAGTACTGGAATATTTGAGGTCAAAGATCCAGAATTGAAGAAATATGTAGACTGAGTTAAAGAGCTACTCACCAAAATTACCGAAGAAGGCGGAAAATGGGAATTGGAACAAATACCCAGAGAAGAGAACACGGAGGCAGACACATTGGCAAAAGCTGGGGCAGCCAAAGAAACAACACCAGGCATACCATACTCGGTCCAAAACTTCAGCAGTATCCAAAACCCCGAAGCAACATTCCTCATCAACCTATTAGACCAATGGATGGAGcacatcatatcatacataaCAAACGGAAGTCTGCCCGAGGATAAAAAGGAGGCAAGAAAAGTAAGGCGCAGAGCCCCACACTTCTCTTACCGAGACGGCACACTATACAGAAAATCATTCTCGCACCCATGGTCCAGATGCCTCACAGTGGAAGAGGGGAAATACGTCTTAGCCGAGATACACAAAGGCACGTGTGGAAGACACATCTCACATCTGGCACTGTGTCGTAAAGCCGTATTACAAGGGTACTACTTGCCGACACTAGCACAAGACGCAGTAAACCTGGTACAAAAATGCGAGAAATGTCAGTATCACCAGAACGTACACCATCAACCAACAGCTGAACATAATCCGATAGTAAGTCTCTGGCCATTCAGCATGTGGGGAATAGACATCGTCGGCCCGTTCCCAACAGAAAGCGGGCAGAGAAAATTCTTGATAGTAGCAGTTGACCACTTctcaaaatgggtagaagccGAAGCTGTCTCCACCATAATAGCAGCACGAGTGCGAAGCTTTGTCCGAAAAGAAATCATCTGTCGTTTCGGAATCTCAAGAGTCATCATAACCGACAACGGGAAGCAATTCGACAACAAAAACTTCAGAGAATTCTGCACTGAAAAAAGAATTGACCTAAGGTTCACCTCAGTCACCCACCCCCAGAGCAATGGGATGACCGAAGTAACCAACCGAACCATCGTCAGTGGTTTGAAGAAGCGGCTAGACGAGGCAAAAGGTCGATGGGCCGACGAGCTACACAGTGTCCTATGGTCGTACAGAACCACGCCAAAAGCTGGCACAGGAAGGACCCCATATAGCCTAACCTACGGTTGTGAAGCAATGGTTCCAGTAGAGATAGACATGCCCACCATTAGAGTTCAATACTTCGATGAGCAACAAAATGAAGAAAGCACCAAACTCTGCCTCAACCTGCTGGAAGAAAGAAGAGAACAAGCCTTACTGGACATAGAAATATACAAGCAGAGGATGGCAACATACCATAACAAGAGGGTTAAACCTCTAACATTTGAAGTCGGAGATCTAGTGCTACGAAGAGCCGACATAGCAAGAGGTAATGCAGGAGTATCCAAACTCGGagcaaactgggaaggaccttacCAAGTAAAGAAAGTGGGAAAAGGAAGAGCCTATTACTTAACATATCTATCAGGTCGAGACTTACCAAGAACCTGCAATGCCAGAGTTCTCACAAAATTTTATCAGTAGACAACATTCAGGTTAATCGAGTCAgtcaggggttttttcacttgcatttGTGCCAAAGTTGGTTGTAAGCAaaaatgcaagtttttcccctatcaataaaagcaaaaacaaaaaagaaagcaAAGTATCAAACATAGACAAACTAACACTATTCGAAGCAATAGCTTAAAAccaagttaagccatagcttaacacaGTTCATACTAATAGCTTAAAACCGAATTAAGCTATAGCTTAACACTATTCTAAGCAATAGCTTAAAACCTagataagccatagcttaacatAATCTGAAGCAATAGCTtcaaaccgagttaagccatagcttaacacaATTCAAAGCAATAGCTTCCAACCGATTtaa
This window contains:
- the LOC126687718 gene encoding uncharacterized protein LOC126687718; translated protein: MAQGTHLSEAAVCKLFPTTLNGPAAIWYQSLKEASIRSFDELARAFRTHFAPSIQRKKKYSDLKLCYQKPGESLQSYIGRFNVEAVEVGNLNDDTMIDAMKDNTTMMAFRDNLITNPVQTYSQLMDRA